In the genome of bacterium, one region contains:
- a CDS encoding proline--tRNA ligase: MYIEQLVGKRLADAPKDAMTPGHTMLLRGGYIRQIGQGIFALLPLGFRIAQKVEAIIREEMNFIGGQEIQMPVVSPADLWLESGRYETVGPELLRFEDRTGHPCVLNMTHEEVVVEVARSQVDSYRHFPFMLYQIQTKYRDEARSRGGLIRVREFVMKDAYSFHRTQEDLAEYYQEAHAAYTRIFRRCGLRNFVDIESDSGMMGGNVAHEFMLVTPVGEDTLILCPKCGYRANREVAVSNRKFEFNEELEELNKVHTPAQKTIEEVTGFLGKDELHACKCVAFVGNEEKAVFAFVRGDMEVNLPKLRKASGFGDLRPMHDEEFEQYGTVAGFVGPLGLKVDNAVVVFDESVAHSPNLIIGANETDYHTTGFNFRRDLPEGTPTSDITDVREGEACRVCGEPLNVTRGIEVGNIFQLGTKYSHAMTFQYHEEDGSLKYPIMGCYGIGVGRTFASVAEESRDDNGPIWPISIAPFRVQVCCLQAKDEEIAARGVEIYDELRALGLDPLLDKRQVGAGFMFADADLIGAPIRIILSRRNLAKGVAEMKYRLVEERDFPKEIALDELPAKVQEIVQELELEYSSAAMRM, translated from the coding sequence TTGTACATCGAACAGTTGGTCGGGAAACGGCTCGCAGACGCGCCGAAGGACGCCATGACGCCGGGGCACACGATGCTCTTGCGTGGCGGTTACATTCGCCAGATCGGCCAGGGCATCTTTGCCCTCCTGCCGCTCGGATTCCGGATCGCCCAGAAGGTGGAGGCGATCATCCGAGAGGAGATGAACTTCATCGGAGGGCAGGAAATCCAGATGCCTGTCGTCTCGCCGGCGGACCTGTGGCTCGAGTCCGGCCGCTACGAGACCGTCGGACCCGAGTTGCTCCGTTTCGAGGATCGCACCGGCCATCCGTGCGTGCTGAACATGACGCACGAGGAAGTCGTTGTCGAAGTCGCGCGCTCGCAGGTCGACAGCTATCGCCACTTCCCGTTCATGCTGTACCAAATTCAGACGAAATATCGCGACGAGGCGCGCAGCCGCGGCGGCCTGATCCGCGTGCGCGAATTCGTGATGAAGGACGCGTATTCCTTCCATCGCACGCAGGAGGATCTGGCGGAGTACTACCAGGAAGCCCACGCGGCTTACACGCGCATCTTCCGCCGGTGTGGTCTGCGGAACTTCGTCGATATCGAATCCGACAGTGGAATGATGGGCGGTAACGTCGCGCACGAGTTTATGCTCGTTACGCCCGTCGGTGAGGACACGTTGATCCTCTGCCCGAAGTGTGGCTATCGCGCGAATCGTGAAGTGGCCGTGAGCAATCGCAAGTTCGAGTTCAACGAAGAGCTGGAAGAGCTCAATAAGGTTCACACGCCGGCGCAGAAGACGATCGAAGAAGTGACCGGGTTCCTCGGCAAAGATGAACTGCACGCCTGCAAGTGCGTCGCGTTCGTCGGCAACGAGGAGAAAGCCGTGTTCGCATTCGTGCGCGGTGACATGGAAGTGAATCTGCCCAAGCTGCGCAAAGCGAGCGGCTTCGGTGATCTTCGCCCGATGCATGACGAAGAGTTCGAGCAGTACGGCACGGTGGCCGGGTTTGTCGGTCCGCTTGGTCTGAAGGTCGATAACGCGGTTGTTGTCTTCGATGAGTCGGTGGCGCATTCGCCCAACCTGATCATCGGTGCGAACGAAACGGACTACCACACCACGGGATTCAATTTCCGGCGCGACTTGCCCGAAGGCACACCGACGTCGGATATTACCGACGTGCGCGAAGGCGAAGCCTGCCGCGTTTGCGGAGAGCCCTTGAATGTGACGCGTGGTATCGAGGTTGGAAACATCTTCCAGCTCGGCACGAAGTACAGCCATGCGATGACCTTTCAGTACCACGAAGAAGACGGCTCGCTGAAGTACCCGATCATGGGCTGCTACGGAATCGGCGTCGGCCGGACGTTTGCCAGCGTGGCGGAAGAAAGCCGCGACGACAACGGGCCGATCTGGCCGATCTCGATCGCGCCGTTCCGCGTGCAGGTTTGCTGTTTGCAGGCGAAGGACGAAGAAATCGCGGCACGCGGCGTCGAGATTTACGACGAACTGCGCGCGTTGGGGCTCGATCCGTTGCTCGACAAGCGCCAGGTCGGCGCCGGCTTCATGTTTGCCGATGCGGACCTGATTGGTGCGCCCATTCGGATCATTCTCTCGCGACGCAACCTCGCAAAGGGTGTTGCCGAGATGAAGTATCGGCTCGTTGAGGAGCGGGACTTCCCGAAGGAAATAGCCCTCGATGAGCTGCCTGCAAAGGTACAGGAAATCGTGCAGGAACTGGAGCTCGAATACAGCTCCGCCGCCATGCGGATGTAA
- the aroF gene encoding 3-deoxy-7-phosphoheptulonate synthase, with amino-acid sequence MLVVMDKSATPEQIQAVVEKIERLGMKAEPIPGGQRTSVCVLQNTGAVDPTIFAGMPGVMESIRVSKPFKLVSRETHRDDSEFDVSGVPVGGKNLTVIAGPCSVESYEQTLETAKAVKAAGAHMLRGGAFKPRTSPYSFQGLGEEGLKILARVREETGMPIVTEAIDHEVCDVVEEYADMIQIGTRNMQNYTLLRRAGRAKIPVLLKRGMSATYEEWLMAAEYIMSEGNRRVILCERGVRTFADHLRNTLDLSVVPFVQRITHLPVFVDPSHGAGNRDMVDALSFGAVAVGARGLIIEVHNNPPSAMSDGAQSLWPEQFAKLMKKLPRLAEVLAE; translated from the coding sequence ATGCTCGTCGTGATGGACAAGAGCGCGACGCCGGAACAGATCCAGGCAGTCGTCGAAAAGATAGAAAGACTCGGCATGAAAGCCGAGCCGATTCCCGGCGGGCAGCGCACTAGCGTTTGCGTTCTCCAGAACACCGGGGCCGTCGATCCAACGATCTTTGCTGGTATGCCCGGCGTCATGGAGTCGATTCGCGTCTCGAAGCCGTTCAAGCTCGTCAGCCGCGAGACGCACCGGGACGACTCGGAATTCGATGTCAGCGGCGTTCCCGTTGGCGGCAAGAACCTGACGGTGATCGCCGGGCCTTGTTCTGTCGAGAGTTATGAGCAGACACTGGAAACGGCCAAAGCCGTGAAGGCCGCCGGCGCACACATGCTGCGTGGCGGCGCGTTCAAGCCGCGCACATCGCCGTACTCGTTCCAAGGGCTCGGCGAAGAGGGACTGAAGATCCTCGCGCGCGTTCGCGAAGAAACGGGCATGCCGATCGTCACCGAGGCGATCGATCACGAAGTCTGCGACGTTGTCGAGGAATACGCCGACATGATCCAAATCGGCACGCGCAACATGCAGAACTACACGCTGCTGCGCAGGGCCGGTCGCGCGAAGATTCCCGTGCTATTGAAGCGCGGAATGTCGGCAACCTACGAAGAGTGGCTGATGGCCGCGGAGTACATCATGTCGGAGGGCAACCGCCGCGTGATCCTGTGCGAGCGCGGCGTGCGCACCTTCGCCGATCACCTGCGGAACACGCTCGATCTCAGCGTTGTGCCGTTTGTGCAGCGCATCACGCACCTGCCGGTTTTCGTTGATCCCAGCCACGGCGCGGGCAATCGCGATATGGTCGATGCACTCAGCTTCGGCGCCGTCGCCGTCGGCGCGCGGGGACTGATCATCGAGGTTCACAACAATCCGCCAAGCGCCATGTCCGATGGCGCGCAGTCGCTCTGGCCAGAGCAGTTCGCTAAACTGATGAAGAAGCTGCCGCGCCTGGCCGAAGTGCTGGCGGAGTAG
- a CDS encoding inositol monophosphatase: MKPTESEARELLEAIEAMCRRAGAIQMKHFRQLDGYEKKGAIDLLTIADKESEAAIAEEIQQRFPNHALLAEEGGTSGAANSDYLWVVDPLDGTTNYAHGMPIFAVSIALQFEGGTIAGGVFAPALGDLYLAARGHGATRNGKPIHVSKVDQLDDALLVTGFPYDRRKHLDWLMGTMGSFLQQSQGMLRLGAAALDLAAVASGQLEGFYEKGLHPWDMAAGALMVEEAGGRMSDFEGGPFDIHCKRMLASNGRVHDAMMRVLAERTLDD; this comes from the coding sequence ATGAAGCCAACGGAATCCGAAGCCCGCGAGTTGCTCGAAGCGATCGAGGCAATGTGCCGCCGTGCCGGAGCGATTCAGATGAAACACTTCAGGCAGTTGGACGGTTACGAGAAGAAGGGCGCGATCGATTTGCTGACGATTGCCGACAAGGAATCGGAGGCAGCAATCGCAGAGGAAATCCAACAACGCTTTCCCAATCACGCTCTGCTGGCAGAAGAGGGCGGCACGTCAGGAGCCGCAAACTCGGACTACCTGTGGGTTGTGGATCCGCTCGATGGAACAACAAACTACGCGCATGGGATGCCGATCTTCGCAGTCAGCATCGCGCTGCAGTTCGAAGGCGGAACGATTGCGGGCGGCGTGTTCGCGCCGGCGCTGGGCGATCTGTACCTGGCCGCGCGAGGTCATGGCGCAACGCGCAATGGCAAACCGATTCACGTCTCGAAAGTCGATCAACTCGACGATGCGCTCCTCGTCACGGGCTTTCCGTACGATCGTCGCAAGCATCTCGATTGGCTGATGGGGACGATGGGCAGTTTCCTGCAGCAGTCGCAGGGAATGCTGCGTCTCGGTGCCGCGGCGCTTGACCTGGCAGCGGTTGCGTCAGGCCAACTGGAAGGTTTCTACGAGAAGGGTCTGCACCCTTGGGACATGGCGGCCGGTGCTCTCATGGTCGAAGAAGCCGGCGGCCGCATGAGCGATTTCGAAGGCGGCCCGTTCGATATTCACTGCAAACGGATGCTCGCCAGCAACGGCCGCGTGCACGATGCGATGATGCGCGTTCTGGCGGAGCGGACTCTGGACGATTAG
- a CDS encoding right-handed parallel beta-helix repeat-containing protein translates to MFVLPRVLRAAVGPALLSMVIAVPCAAGDLYPPAGAPAPTMKRLDEVSPSRCISSLPYSITESGRYEVCGNLTGTSGQNGITISASNVVLDLGGFTLTGGAGSLDAVNISSGGNVTVRGGTLTRWDGDGIDGASDTLGALYVHDVSVSSCKGNGISISSGGVYDSSVSSCARNGVSVGCPSGSCGGGAVYLEGVRSTGNGFSGISSSNGPELTLERCVSSGNASHGVYMFYDSTPARAQDYNSSRSNNSSSIDNGGDGWSVETVEGVSVALSFDGCVSSGNVGAGFRTVCEPLDDVSVSLLRCEADKNGQEGVRVSEAALRMDGGSSSRNGSHGIWISSSGSATKAQDYNSSRSNTTSAVDVGDNSGDGILLEVAEPFLDPGLDPFGVETLDLSSCRLVRNTGNGLRMSGNAVVSFDRCVVSENDGAGLSVSTTSYSSGLSKADSKRSFFSSNGGGGAVCPSASATVEWSFSETEFSRCGADGVQLAAGQNASDLRLSLDRCVVSRCDGDGVALNASYGGGPACPSSLLLSSSSLRDNGGVGASCVSETASVTSSRSSGNGGGGMVCGTTNHFVAGGSGFDGNTSPGLVVVSPVTVLNDVRCVGNGGDGADLTSDSSMISSCVFSDNDLRGIRSRTGGGRISSCVVSSNGDSGIVVEGSGMDVCENVVSGHQNAGATASGIDVVGTGNRVRGNMTSSNDRGVSLRSNGNPVYEGSSTGGENPLFEDAGVSGNSSGSTTIDAASNPFDLITH, encoded by the coding sequence ATGTTCGTCCTACCACGAGTACTGCGGGCCGCCGTCGGTCCTGCGCTTCTTTCCATGGTTATCGCGGTTCCTTGCGCTGCAGGCGATTTATATCCGCCGGCTGGCGCGCCCGCGCCCACGATGAAACGTCTCGACGAGGTCAGTCCTTCACGCTGCATCTCTTCGTTACCCTACAGCATCACGGAATCTGGCCGCTACGAAGTCTGCGGCAATCTGACTGGAACGTCCGGTCAAAACGGAATTACAATCAGCGCATCGAACGTTGTGCTGGATCTCGGCGGTTTCACCCTGACTGGCGGCGCGGGAAGCCTTGATGCCGTGAACATCTCCTCCGGCGGCAATGTCACCGTGAGAGGGGGGACCCTGACGCGTTGGGATGGCGATGGAATCGATGGTGCGTCCGATACGCTCGGCGCCCTGTATGTTCACGACGTCAGCGTTTCATCCTGCAAAGGCAACGGGATCTCGATCAGTTCCGGTGGTGTCTACGACTCCTCGGTGTCCTCCTGTGCAAGGAACGGCGTGTCGGTCGGCTGCCCCAGCGGCTCCTGCGGTGGCGGGGCCGTCTATCTCGAGGGCGTTCGCTCAACGGGCAATGGCTTCTCGGGCATCAGCAGTTCCAACGGCCCAGAACTGACTCTGGAACGTTGCGTCTCGAGTGGAAACGCCAGCCACGGCGTGTACATGTTCTACGATTCGACGCCGGCGCGCGCGCAGGATTATAACTCCTCGCGAAGCAATAACAGCAGCAGTATCGACAATGGTGGCGACGGCTGGTCGGTCGAAACCGTCGAAGGTGTCAGTGTGGCGTTGAGCTTCGACGGTTGCGTCTCCTCCGGAAATGTCGGGGCGGGCTTCCGCACCGTCTGCGAACCGCTCGACGACGTTTCCGTCAGTTTGCTGCGCTGTGAAGCTGACAAGAATGGCCAGGAAGGCGTTCGCGTTTCCGAGGCGGCACTGCGCATGGATGGCGGTTCCAGCAGCCGGAACGGCAGTCATGGCATTTGGATTTCATCTTCAGGTTCCGCGACCAAAGCCCAAGACTATAATTCATCTCGCAGCAATACGACCTCGGCTGTCGATGTCGGCGACAACAGTGGCGACGGCATCCTGCTTGAAGTCGCAGAGCCATTCCTCGATCCCGGTCTCGATCCGTTCGGCGTCGAGACACTTGATCTGAGCAGTTGCCGCCTGGTCCGCAACACCGGCAACGGACTGCGAATGAGCGGAAACGCAGTCGTTTCCTTCGATCGTTGTGTCGTGTCCGAGAATGACGGCGCAGGCCTTTCCGTTTCGACAACATCTTACAGCTCCGGCCTGTCTAAGGCCGACTCGAAGCGCAGCTTCTTCAGTTCCAATGGTGGCGGTGGCGCCGTTTGCCCCAGTGCCAGCGCAACCGTGGAATGGTCGTTCAGCGAAACGGAGTTCTCCCGCTGCGGCGCGGATGGCGTGCAACTCGCCGCCGGCCAGAACGCATCGGATCTTCGCCTCTCCCTGGACCGCTGCGTTGTCAGTCGTTGCGATGGAGATGGCGTTGCCTTGAATGCGAGCTACGGCGGCGGTCCCGCCTGCCCATCATCGCTCTTACTCAGCAGTTCCAGCCTTCGCGACAATGGCGGCGTTGGTGCGAGCTGCGTGTCTGAAACGGCCTCGGTCACGAGTTCGCGTTCCAGCGGCAACGGCGGTGGCGGCATGGTTTGCGGCACAACGAATCACTTCGTCGCCGGTGGCAGCGGCTTTGATGGAAACACGAGCCCTGGCCTTGTTGTCGTCAGTCCGGTCACCGTGCTGAATGACGTGCGATGCGTCGGAAACGGCGGCGACGGAGCGGATCTCACTTCCGATTCCTCCATGATCTCGTCTTGTGTGTTCAGCGACAACGACCTTCGGGGCATTCGCAGTCGCACGGGCGGTGGGCGCATCAGCTCCTGCGTCGTTTCCAGCAATGGCGACAGCGGAATCGTCGTCGAAGGCAGCGGCATGGACGTTTGCGAGAACGTCGTGTCTGGCCACCAGAACGCTGGAGCCACAGCCTCCGGCATCGATGTCGTCGGCACAGGGAATCGCGTTCGCGGCAATATGACGAGCAGCAACGACCGCGGTGTGTCGCTTCGCTCGAACGGCAATCCGGTTTACGAGGGAAGCAGCACGGGCGGTGAGAATCCGTTGTTTGAAGATGCCGGCGTCTCCGGCAATTCGAGCGGCAGCACGACGATCGATGCTGCCTCCAATCCATTCGACTTGATCACGCATTAA
- a CDS encoding tetratricopeptide repeat protein — MSSGYPENIIQKVLSELEALDVLEFVDYHTESIQRGGGVIRCYCPIHGEQVFRTLTVDEGRRAYRCSYAECDGSGGGDLIDLVARSRGWDYDAALKRLVDEYEIDILLGAETEDIDAMVEEAENFVELLSLKDKHRSMYREEAEKRLRRILNSKPHHPKALRVQIRLLEETGRSNETEEFSLRLIEAERQAGNTEQFLELAQEQLDRDPESVAVREMMARHYLAEGHDERAFEELMLLADAAEMAQEYERALEAYRHVETIAPEGVEVRPIITQLLITLGRPDEAVADLRAVAKKQIVDAELVAAAETLDAILAIQPQNDQVALDMIDLFIQRGLPHEDFTRAVELIDELMGREAFEEAVEGLQSLANVQSDSSALIERLITAHRQIGNHDMVADLQYKLINLYREADDFMSARFLLDEILESFPEDLKALRTYADIALEEEDSAEAIERLRTIANVYERAEELEQALELYREMQIIDEQDLGVREDLRVLLERTGHPDEALEVITGTCAILKERGNVPALVKNIEHAFEIEPDNPHLMMDHAEALDHLGKWGEAYIERIKACELLIERSEFGTAEKHLRFILELDDHRTRAIELLAETLNRQGRKDEARQLLGNLAAVLHDTEDYDKCREVLGNLLDENPNDLGALDLLRDCCEALEDEEGLIDARLRRMQFYKLRRDYDNAIKEGLVLLERRPANASARRELIELYTINEQHDRAREESWKLADLLHEGRDLQGEREVLEELIRRQSDDFEAIERLLHLLQEANEQRELQIRLDEYIESCREAEVVERAVETLRGLTEKDLMNAGLHHKLIGLFESIGQADEQVDQMRTLIAIHEQNGQEEEAITLLQKLVEIRSNDADSRRRLIEALRKNDRTEEALEELLTLGETHADAQRYDEAEEVYKEALELDAEHVGTYSGLVKLELAREQPMEAIAHLRQLAAVQARKGEFDDSLTTLYEALEIDENDTGVRRQIVDVCLHEDHQDVEMALDELDAMARAYKSKGNTDESLSARREAIELTPGDTKLRRILISELQEADRTQDAVAELMLLAERLRETEGAEESLGVLDEVVELDADHVEARTLRAQLFEESGDEKKALTEWRALAPLLKTAQSRGPSSPEVETTQLNVLPEYDFDRFVVSDRNRFAWATSIAVAKEPGHTPHNPLFLHSDVGLGKTHILHAVANYIFENHPKLKVIYTNSEDFTSELIDAIQNNTVIKFRQRHKSTDVLLLDDVQFLAGKERAQEEFFHIFNTLYQSKKQIIVTSDRPPKEIAHLEKRLKSRFGAGVIVDIQSPDRETRMAILRQLSKEHPDREIPEDALEVIAEHVDSNVREMKGAFHQLLLQNEIGEEPLNAETARNVVEKFSSSSTTE, encoded by the coding sequence ATGAGCAGCGGTTATCCAGAGAACATCATTCAGAAGGTCCTCAGCGAGCTGGAAGCGCTCGATGTGCTGGAGTTCGTCGACTACCACACCGAGTCGATCCAGCGCGGCGGTGGCGTGATTCGGTGCTACTGTCCGATCCATGGAGAACAGGTGTTCCGGACGCTGACGGTGGATGAGGGGCGCCGGGCATACCGGTGCTCTTATGCGGAATGCGACGGGTCCGGCGGCGGAGATCTGATCGACCTTGTCGCGCGATCGCGCGGCTGGGACTACGACGCGGCCCTGAAGCGCCTGGTCGATGAGTACGAGATCGATATCCTGCTGGGCGCCGAAACGGAAGACATCGATGCGATGGTCGAGGAGGCGGAGAACTTCGTCGAACTCCTATCGCTGAAAGACAAGCATCGCAGCATGTACCGCGAAGAAGCGGAAAAGAGGCTGCGGCGGATTCTGAACAGCAAGCCGCATCATCCAAAAGCGCTGCGTGTGCAAATCCGTCTGCTGGAGGAAACCGGTCGTAGCAACGAGACGGAAGAATTCAGCCTCCGCCTGATCGAGGCGGAACGCCAGGCCGGCAACACGGAGCAATTCCTGGAACTGGCGCAGGAGCAACTCGATCGCGATCCGGAGTCCGTCGCCGTACGCGAGATGATGGCGCGGCACTACCTAGCCGAAGGGCACGACGAGCGAGCCTTCGAGGAATTGATGCTGCTGGCAGATGCCGCGGAGATGGCCCAGGAGTACGAGCGTGCTCTTGAAGCCTATCGCCACGTGGAAACCATTGCGCCCGAAGGCGTCGAGGTCCGCCCGATCATCACTCAGTTGCTGATCACGCTCGGACGGCCCGATGAAGCCGTCGCGGATTTGCGCGCGGTCGCGAAGAAGCAGATTGTCGACGCAGAATTGGTCGCCGCCGCCGAAACACTCGATGCGATTCTGGCGATCCAGCCACAGAACGATCAGGTTGCGTTGGACATGATCGATCTGTTTATCCAGCGCGGTCTGCCGCACGAGGACTTCACACGAGCCGTCGAGTTGATCGACGAATTGATGGGACGCGAGGCGTTCGAGGAAGCGGTCGAGGGCCTGCAAAGCCTGGCGAATGTGCAATCGGACAGTTCAGCGCTGATCGAGCGACTGATCACGGCACATCGCCAGATCGGCAATCACGACATGGTCGCCGATCTCCAATACAAACTGATCAACCTCTATCGCGAAGCGGATGACTTCATGTCTGCTCGTTTCCTGCTCGATGAGATTCTCGAGTCGTTCCCTGAGGATCTGAAGGCCCTGCGGACGTACGCCGACATCGCACTGGAAGAGGAAGATTCGGCCGAAGCGATCGAACGCCTGCGCACGATCGCAAACGTCTACGAAAGAGCGGAGGAATTAGAGCAGGCGCTTGAGTTGTACCGCGAGATGCAGATCATCGACGAGCAGGACCTCGGCGTGCGCGAAGACTTGCGGGTTCTGCTTGAACGAACAGGACATCCCGACGAGGCGCTGGAAGTGATCACCGGCACGTGCGCGATTCTGAAGGAACGTGGCAATGTACCGGCGTTGGTCAAGAACATCGAGCACGCGTTCGAGATCGAGCCGGACAACCCGCACCTGATGATGGACCACGCAGAGGCGCTCGACCATCTCGGCAAGTGGGGCGAAGCCTACATCGAACGCATCAAGGCGTGCGAACTGCTGATTGAACGCTCCGAGTTCGGAACGGCAGAGAAGCACCTTCGCTTCATTCTTGAACTGGACGACCATCGGACACGAGCGATCGAGTTACTGGCCGAAACGCTCAATCGCCAGGGACGCAAGGATGAAGCTCGCCAGCTTCTGGGGAATCTTGCCGCGGTTCTGCACGATACGGAAGATTACGATAAGTGCCGCGAAGTGCTCGGGAATCTTCTCGACGAAAATCCGAACGATCTCGGCGCACTGGACCTGTTGCGCGATTGTTGCGAAGCGCTCGAAGACGAGGAAGGCCTGATCGATGCGCGGCTGCGGCGCATGCAGTTCTACAAGCTCCGTCGCGACTACGACAACGCGATCAAGGAAGGCCTTGTACTCCTGGAGCGCCGTCCCGCCAATGCGTCGGCGCGCCGTGAGCTGATCGAGCTCTACACAATCAACGAGCAGCATGATCGGGCACGCGAGGAAAGCTGGAAGCTCGCCGACCTGCTGCACGAAGGCCGCGATCTGCAGGGCGAGCGCGAGGTTCTCGAAGAGCTCATCCGGCGTCAGAGCGATGACTTCGAGGCAATCGAGCGACTTCTGCATCTCCTGCAGGAAGCGAACGAACAGCGCGAGTTGCAGATTCGGCTGGATGAGTACATTGAGTCCTGTCGCGAGGCCGAAGTGGTTGAACGCGCCGTCGAGACGCTGCGCGGATTAACCGAAAAGGACCTGATGAACGCTGGGCTTCATCACAAGTTGATCGGCCTGTTCGAATCCATCGGCCAGGCCGATGAACAGGTCGACCAGATGCGCACGCTGATCGCGATCCACGAGCAGAATGGCCAGGAAGAAGAAGCGATCACGCTGCTGCAGAAGTTGGTGGAGATTCGATCCAACGATGCAGACTCGCGCAGGCGATTGATCGAGGCGCTGCGCAAGAACGATCGCACGGAGGAAGCCCTAGAGGAGTTGCTGACGCTTGGCGAAACGCACGCCGACGCCCAACGCTACGACGAAGCGGAAGAGGTCTACAAAGAAGCGCTCGAATTGGACGCCGAGCACGTTGGGACTTACAGCGGTCTCGTGAAGTTGGAACTGGCTCGCGAACAGCCTATGGAGGCGATCGCGCATCTGCGGCAGTTGGCAGCCGTCCAGGCGCGCAAGGGCGAATTCGACGATTCACTGACGACTCTTTATGAAGCCCTTGAAATCGACGAGAACGACACAGGCGTTCGTCGCCAGATCGTTGATGTTTGCCTGCACGAAGATCATCAGGACGTCGAGATGGCGCTCGATGAGCTGGATGCGATGGCGCGCGCCTACAAGTCTAAGGGCAATACAGACGAAAGCCTGTCGGCGCGCCGAGAAGCGATCGAACTCACACCCGGCGACACGAAGTTGCGTCGCATCCTGATCAGTGAACTGCAGGAAGCCGATCGGACACAGGATGCTGTCGCGGAGTTAATGCTTCTGGCCGAGCGTCTCCGTGAAACGGAAGGCGCAGAAGAGTCGCTCGGCGTCTTGGACGAAGTGGTCGAGCTCGATGCCGACCATGTCGAAGCGCGTACGCTGCGGGCGCAGCTCTTCGAGGAGTCCGGCGACGAGAAGAAGGCGCTGACAGAGTGGCGTGCGCTGGCTCCATTGCTGAAGACAGCGCAGAGCCGCGGCCCTTCGTCGCCTGAAGTGGAAACGACCCAACTGAACGTCCTGCCGGAATACGACTTCGATCGCTTCGTTGTCAGCGATCGCAACCGTTTCGCATGGGCCACGTCCATCGCGGTGGCGAAAGAGCCGGGACACACGCCGCACAATCCGCTGTTCCTTCACAGCGATGTCGGCCTCGGCAAGACACACATCCTGCACGCCGTCGCGAACTACATTTTCGAGAACCACCCGAAGCTGAAGGTGATTTATACAAACTCGGAGGACTTCACATCCGAACTGATCGACGCCATCCAGAACAACACCGTGATCAAGTTCCGCCAGCGGCACAAGAGTACCGATGTGCTGCTGCTGGATGACGTGCAATTCCTGGCCGGTAAAGAACGCGCGCAGGAGGAATTCTTCCACATCTTCAACACGTTGTACCAATCGAAGAAACAGATTATTGTCACCTCCGATCGTCCGCCAAAGGAAATTGCCCATCTGGAGAAGCGCCTGAAGTCACGTTTCGGTGCCGGCGTCATCGTGGATATTCAATCGCCCGATCGCGAAACCCGCATGGCGATTCTGCGCCAACTTTCAAAGGAGCATCCCGATCGCGAGATTCCCGAGGATGCCCTGGAAGTCATTGCAGAACACGTCGACTCCAATGTTCGCGAAATGAAAGGTGCGTTCCACCAGCTCCTGCTGCAAAACGAGATCGGCGAAGAACCGCTGAATGCCGAAACCGCCCGCAATGTCGTCGAGAAATTCTCCTCCTCTTCAACGACGGAATGA
- a CDS encoding STAS domain-containing protein, giving the protein MEFQIDEKGACEVIRMEGRLDLAGAEAAEGFFNEFRSKPMKGRQLIVSFKDVPYISSSGLRVLVAALNDIQEKGGAMVLCDMNVAVEEVFQFAGLDTVFRIYREEDEAYSELAKS; this is encoded by the coding sequence ATGGAGTTTCAAATCGACGAGAAAGGCGCCTGCGAGGTCATCCGCATGGAGGGCCGCCTCGACTTGGCCGGAGCGGAGGCCGCTGAGGGCTTCTTCAACGAGTTCCGATCCAAGCCCATGAAGGGGCGCCAACTGATCGTCAGCTTCAAAGACGTTCCGTACATCAGTTCCAGCGGCTTGCGGGTCCTTGTGGCTGCATTGAACGACATCCAGGAAAAGGGCGGCGCCATGGTCCTCTGCGACATGAACGTTGCTGTCGAGGAAGTTTTCCAATTCGCCGGCCTGGACACCGTCTTCCGCATCTATCGCGAGGAGGACGAGGCCTACTCGGAGTTGGCCAAATCCTGA
- a CDS encoding ATP-binding protein, whose amino-acid sequence MGPDRSLKVELNADPCMLVVVCSAVRQFAEACGMDERNSQRLELATDEICSNIICHAYGQDPSETFRLEADVEDEILEIRIYDHGKGFELEDVKKPDITCPLNERQIGGLGIFLVRKVVDSLSYGSVESGENCFRFTKRIETLPHAAEA is encoded by the coding sequence ATGGGTCCTGACCGAAGTCTCAAAGTTGAGCTAAATGCCGACCCCTGCATGCTGGTGGTCGTCTGCTCCGCCGTGCGGCAGTTCGCGGAGGCTTGCGGCATGGACGAGCGAAACAGCCAGCGCCTCGAACTCGCGACCGACGAAATCTGCTCCAACATCATCTGCCACGCCTACGGCCAGGACCCCTCCGAGACCTTCCGCCTGGAGGCCGATGTCGAGGATGAGATCCTGGAGATCCGGATCTACGACCACGGCAAGGGCTTCGAACTCGAAGACGTGAAGAAGCCCGATATCACCTGCCCGCTGAATGAACGCCAGATCGGGGGCCTGGGGATCTTCCTGGTCCGCAAGGTTGTCGATTCTCTCAGTTACGGTTCCGTCGAAAGCGGCGAGAACTGCTTCCGATTTACCAAACGGATTGAAACCCTGCCCCACGCGGCGGAGGCCTGA